Below is a window of Brassica napus cultivar Da-Ae chromosome A5, Da-Ae, whole genome shotgun sequence DNA.
ACGTAACTTCATTCATTTCAGAGACATAATGGACGCATTAAGTAATATTGAAGATGTTGTCAAAGCAACTGAGTTTATTGGTCAAAGTTCAGGTTTGTTACTTTCATCTTCAGTTACTCAGAAgtatcatttataatttttacaatGAATGTTTATTGCAGGTAAGACACTGAAGGGACAGTCGCAAAAAGTTCAGCAGGCTGTTCTGGAGGTATTCATGTTCCCCTTGATCTGATTTATTGAAGAAGTTTCAACTATGATTTGTTCTTAAACCATCCCTTGCGTGATATACATACAGAAATTTAGATCTGGTGGGTTTAATGTTATTGTTGCAACATCTATCGGCGAAGAAGGCTTGGATATCATGGAAGTCGACTTAGTTATATGTTTTGATGCTAATGTATCCCCTCTGAGGATGATCCAACGCATGGGAAGAACTGGAAGGAAAAATAATGGCCGAGTTGATATCCTTAAGCTTGACCTTTTCATTACATATATTTCCAGTGCCACTTTTATCGGATTATGCCATTCCTTGACTAGCCTTTACTAGTTCTTGCTTGTGAAGGATCTGAAAAGAATAGCTATATGCGAAAGAAAGCAAATGGCCAAGCCATTAAAAAACACATGCGGAATGGAGGAATGAATAGTTTTAATTTTCATCCTAGTCCAAGGATGGTAAGAGCTGTTAAAAACTCTTTCTTTCttcatttaaatttgttttccttactttttttttttttgcttcagtGTTCAATTTTCATATACTCTTGTCATGTGTTATTATAGATTCCCCATGTTTATAAGCCAGAAGTTCAGCATGTTAAGTTTTCGATCGAGCAATTCATTCCACGTGGAAAGAAGCTACAAGATGAGCCTGCCACTGAGACTCCAGCTTTCAAGAAAAAGCTTACACCGGAAGAGATGGATATGCTCGCCAAGTATTTCAAACCCAACGAGGAAAAGTGGAGAGTTTCCTTGATTGCTTTCCCTCACTTCCAAACATTGCCATCCAAAGTGCACAAAGTAATGCATTCACGCCAAACAAGCATATTAATTGATGCTATGCAGCATCTGCAAGAGACAACTTTGACAGAGCAAAGTAAAAGTTTCTTCATTAAGGTGTGGATCGTAATATTGGTAAATAAAATGGGTATTTCCTTGCTTTCATTTTTACTTACGTGGAATCACTTGCTCTGATAGTATGGAGCTCCTTTGGCTGAAAGAGATGAGCTTGACGCAGGTCTGAGGGTTGGTGATGATCCGAAAGGTAAATTTAGTCTCATTCATCTTATTCTAACACGCATGGATATGATTTACTCTTAGCTAGTAGGAGGTCTATAGACGACATGGTCGAAAGAGCCTATTTAGGGATGTACTCTCTGCTCTGTTTAGGTAGTGCTTTTCTAAATAGCCTTGGTTATTGGACGCATACTCTATATAGATCCATGTCACTTCTCACAAACCCAAATAAAATGTTACTAAATTATAGGATGTAGATGTTTATAGACTCTAATCAAACAGTTTATGGTCTTGTTTATGTGGAACTAATAACAGCTCTCATACGCGTGAGGCTGCAGTATGAATCGTAAAAAGTTCCAAACTTATATCCTGAAATCAATCTTTAGATGTTTTTCTATCTTACGTAATGCTAGCTAGAGTTCAATGCATCAAGGAAGGAACTACAAATTGCTATTGTCATGTATCTTCTGCATCTCATACATCTGAAAATCAGGCATTTCCTTATAGTGTTGAAACACAACCGTTCAATTGTATTAATGTGCAGATTTACCCTCTTCCGATGATTTGGATGTCAACACATCACAGAGAAAGGCAAAACAAATTTTAGAATCTCCCACAAGCACATTAGAGACTACAGAGAAGGATTTCGAAGCATCTTCACCCACACACTGTTATCTTTTCAGTTCAGAATGTGCGTCCGTTGATACTCTGGGGAAGGTCTTTGTATTGCCGGTTCCTCTCTCATTCTCTTCTAATGTACCAGGGTCAGACTGCGTGGGAAGAGAAAAAGAACTTTCTTCCCCGAATAAGTCCCACACTGACGTTGTTCCGATAGATAGTTCCTCAAAACATCGGCAAGATAATATTTCATGCAAGTTAAAGCAAGGATTCTTGCCAGATTGTGCCAACGAGACTTTGGAGTCCCAAAGCCTTTTGAAAAGGCACTCCACCGATGTAGGTAAAGGAGATATAGAGAATTGTGCTGGAGAAATTATGATATCATCGGATGAAGAAGACGACTGTGAGGATTTGGAGCTTAGTCCAAGGCTCACTAACTTCATCAAGAGTGGCGTTGTTCCAGATTCACCTGTCTATGACCAAGGTTAGTGTTATATCCTGAACATTTACTATCGGTTAGAATGGGAAATATAACTAGATAGTAATTAAATGACTAGCAAATCTGCTTGAACGTATTTGCATCTGCCATTGATTCACACAGACTGAACGCATCAATCATAGTGTTTGAGGTTGCGGTTGCAACTTGCAACTGGCTGCAACCACATAGGTTTGGTATTAGATAAGTTCTACATATACATTCTTCAATGAGAACATCTGGAATTTGAGCCCGTAATAGAAATAAAACTCAGAAACATGTTTACTTTGACACATCTATATACCTTTTCTATTCCATTTGTGCAAACAAAGACTTGGAACTTATTATATTCTGATAACATCTTTAACGCTGCAGGAGTTGCATACGAAGCAAACAGAGAAGAAGACCTTGATCTTCCACCCACGAGTTTAACTAATGAATTGGCAGAAGAGCCATCGACACCTGAGAAAAAGGTTCACATTGCTTCTACGGCCAATGAATTCAGAACTCCTCAGAAGGAAGAAGATTTAGCCAACGAAACAGAAAGCTTCGCTGTTTCTCCAATGCCTGAGGAGTGGAGAACTCCCTTGGCGAATATCACCAACGCAAGCAGCAGCGCTAGCAAAGATTGGCGCGTGAGTTCGGGAGAAAAGTCAGAAACTCTTCGACAGCCTCGCAAGTTGAAGAGACTTCGTAGACTTGGAGATTGCTCGAGTGCTGTGAAGGAGAATAATCCTGGTATTGCAAAGACAGACCATATCAGATCTCGTTCTCGCAGTGTAAAGAACATAAGAGGTAAAATGATTCTGTATTTCCTTGTTCAAATAACTTGACATCTCCAGAATCTACTTTCATTAATGTGGAAGATTTAAGTCGAATTTTACACTTTGTGCATTAGCGAcagcaaattttttttattcaacgTAAAATGAAACACTTGTTACATTGACCTGTTTGAGTAATTGGCTAATTGCTAATTAGTTGCTCTGTGTTCAAGGCAAGAAGAAGATACGCGCGGATAATAATGCTAGAATCTTCATTGAAGCGGAAGCTGAGTAAGTTATCATCTAATCCGAAAACAACCATCTGATTATCTTTCTTACTTTCACAAATCAGTTTGTAGTTTTCCTTGATACAGAGTTTGACATTTACTTGTTTAAACATGTCTTATTGATTAGGGTGTCTTCGGAATCAGAAATGTCGGTTGATGAGAACGTAGATTTGACCAGCGATTCATTTGAAGATAGCTTCATAGATGACGGTACAATGCCTACAGCAAATACTCAAGCCGAGTGTGCTAAAGTTGACATGATGGCCGTTTACAGGTATATATCGAATCAAAACAAGTCTTCTACTATGAGTAAAATGGTCTATGAGTTTACTAAGAATCATAAGCTATGGTTTCCACAGACGTTCTCTACTCAGCCAATCACCATTACCGGCAAGATTTCGTGATGTAGCTGCATCAAGTCCGAGTCCTTATTCTTCTGGTCTCTTGAAGACAATAAATGAGAGCAGAAGCGACTCAGATAAATCATTGTCTTCTCTTAGAACCCCACAAACAACGAACAACGAGTCAAACAAGGATGCAGTGGCCACAGGAGACTTTTTGGTAGCACAAATCTCAACAGACAGCCGGAAAAGGAAATTCAGCTTATGCAACTCAGCGAATGTCCCAGTGATTAACTTGGAAAACAAGTTTGAAGCTCATGCACAAGCCACGGAGAAGGAAAGCCATGAAGGTCCGAGAAGCAATGCAGGTGCATCACAGTACAAGGAtgaggatgaagatgatgatgcatTCTACGCGACACTGGACTTTGATGCCATGGAAGCGCATGCGACATTGCTATTGTCGAAACAAAGGTCAGAAACGAAAACAAAAGAAGATGCATCGGTGAAACCTCATTTGGGCAATCAGAGGAATGATGGTTTGCCGAAGGATGGGCCATCTTTTGATCTTGGTTTGTGGTGATTATTCTCCTATTAAGTTAAAGTGTATAAAGGTTGACATTTGGATGTATGTTTTGTGTATTTAGTTTGTGTCATATTTATCATAATGAGAACAATCCATTAATTATCAAACCCACTAATTATCTTAGTGGGGCACTCGGCTGCTGGAACAGTATGTAGACCAAGAAGACATACCGATGATTCAGAGTCTGGCAATAAGCTCTACATCAACGTGATTTTTTGCTGGAGGAGCTACACCAAAAATGGTTAATATACAGTCAAGTCTGGATATTGGGTAACTACAAATATAATGACAGATAACgaagaaaaataagttttagAGCCCAGTATAACCAAattccaagcctttgcttggaaagtGAATACACCACAAAAGATTTGTCATtttatatggcaattaatttcAGGGCAGGTAGCGGTCACAAGGAATCTGGTACGTCGCAATGTGCGATGTGATAACTACTGTCCAAGATGTGAAGAGCCAGAAGAAATTGTTACTCATGCGATCTTGCCTACCGGCCTTACAAACATGGGCATTATCATTAACACCGTCAAGCTCTCAAAATTTCCCCATCTCGAGTATCTACGCCAACATGGACTGTCTATTTTGGAGGAAGAATAGTATAATGGAGCCAGAAGATGATATAGATACATATCCTTGGAtaattaggtatatttggaaggctatGAATGATAGGCTATTTAGAGGTATTTACATGGACCCATTGAAACTAGTCAGATATGCAGTGAGTGAGTGTCAGGCTTGATAGAATGCAAATGATACTATACAGGTTCCTCCACAAGCATAAATTGTTGAAAAAACACAAGCCTTAAGCTTGAGTAATATTTGCATGGTGGATGATTCATGGACCTCCACAAGTCAATACAATGAAATTGGATGGGTTTGGAAGGATAGCATAGGAAAGATCCGATTAATGGGGACACAAAACCTAAGGAGGCATGAGACAGCACTTCACTCAGAACTGGAAGCGCTAAGATGGACAATGGAGAGCATGCTACAACATTCGACATGTCAGGAATTTGAGACAAATTGCAAGgacctgattgcaatgataacgGACCCACAAGCTTGGCCAAACTTCTCAACTGAGCAGGAGGTCATTCAAATTCTCCAGATGTGTTTTTCCGACTTCAAGATCAGCTACTTCCCAAGGGCGCAAAGTGAAATTGATGATTCACTAGCTAGGAATGCCCGTTCTTTGATACCAAATGACCAAAACCTCCTAAGGAGTCGGCACTCTAAGTTGGTAAAGGGGAGAAGCATTGCTGCTATGAAACCGTAGAGTTTCAAAGGCAAGGGATATGGAGTGAATGGTCGCACGAAGGATGCAGAAGGCCTTCAATATTCCAACTCAATGCCCTaagatatgacacaccaagaaGGATCAAAAAGATCAATGGATATTTCACACCATTGAAAGAAAAGTGAGAATCACTCTCAAGGTTCCAAAAATAATCACTCAAAAGCTTATTTTATTCCATTAGAGATTACAACTTATTTATAGGAAACTAAAATTGTTGAGAAAGCTATATAATTAATACATAGGAAATCACAAAACAGTGCATGGAGGAGAGAGATGGTTCTTGGAAGAAGCAATCCTTGCATACATGAGAGAGAAGCTTTTCATGcaatttagtttttgattttcgTCACTTTTTTTGGACAGCAAAGAAACcacttgattttgattttttttttgccttgtAACTCCATAAAATAGGCTGGACATGTTACCTAACATCATGGatttatttctaaatattttccTTGTCCATAACTTCATAAATCAGCCTAAGATCACATCATACTCCTCCTCTTAAAAAacatttgtcctcaaatcttgCTCTATAGAGAAAGAAAACTTGAATACACACTTCCAAAAGATCCAACAGATTTGTTGAACATAAAtgtataaaacttttttttctttgtagaaGATGGATAGATAAGAATGATGGATATAGAAGTGAATACCAAACTTAAAGTGTTGCTTTGATACCAAATGACCAAAACCTCATGAGGAGTCGTCACTCTAAGTTGGTAAAGGGGAGAAGCCTTGTTGCTATGAAACCGTAAAGTTTTAAAGGCAAGGGATGCGGAGTGAATGGTCGCACGAAGGATGCATAAGGCCTTCAATATTCCAACTCAATGCCATaagatatgacacaccaagacGGATCAAAAAGATCAAAGGATATTTCATACCATTGAAAGAAAAGTGAGAATCACTCTCAAAGTTCCAAAAATAATCACTCAAAAGCTTATTTTATTCCATTAGAGATTACaacttatttatagaaaactaaACTTGTTGAGAAAGCTATATAACTAATACATAGGAAATCACAAAACAATGCATGAAGGAGAGAGAAGGTTCTTGGAAGAAGCAATCTTTGTATGCATGAGAGAGAACTTTCCATGCTATTTAGTTTCTGATTTTCGTCACTTTTCTTGGACAGCAAAAAAACcacttgattttgatttttcttggGCTTGTAACTCCATAAAATGGGCTGGACATGTTACCTAACATCATGGGTTGATTTCTAAATATTTTCCTTGTCCATAACTTCATAAATCAGCCCACGATCACATCATACTCCTCCTATTCAAAACCATTTGTCCTAAAATCTTGCTCTATGGAGAAAGAAAACTTGAACACACACTTCCAAAAGATCTAGAAGATTTGTTGAACATAAATgtataaaactctttttttttgtagaagatGGATATATGAGAATGATGGATATAGAAGTGAATACCAAACTCAGAgtgttgctctgataccaaatgatgAAAACCTCCCGAGTAGTCGGCACTCTAAGTTGGTAAAGGAGATAAGCATTGCTGATATGAAACCGTAAAGCTTCAAAGACAAAGGATGTGGAGTGAATGCTTGCACGAAGGATGCAGAAGGCCTTCAATATTCCAACACAATGCCCTAGGATATGACGCACTTATACGCCAATGAGGATGATTCCTTGGATATGACGCACCAAGTCGGATCGAAAAGATCAATGGATATTACacactattaaaagaaaaatgagaATCACTCCCAAAGTTCCAAAAATAATCACTCAAAagcttattttatttcattagaGATTACAACTTATTTATAGGAAACTTAACTTGTTGAGAAAGCTAGATAATTAATACATAGGAAATCACAAAACAGTGCATGGAGGAGGGAGAAAGTTCTTGGAAGAAGCAATCCTTGCATGCAGGATAGAGTACCTTTCCATGCAATTTAGTTTCTGATTTTCGTCACTTTTCTTGGACAACAAAGAAACcacttgattttgattttttttgggacTGTAACTCCATAAAATGGGTTGGACATGTTACCTAACATCATGGGTtgatttctaaatatttttcatgtcCTGAACTTTATAAATAAGCCCAAGATCACATCATACTCCTCCTCTTCAAAACGATTTATCCTCAAATCTTGCTATGTGGAGAAATACAACTTCAACACACACTTCCAAAAGATCCAGCAGATTTGTATAACATAAATgtataaaactcttttttttttgtagaagatGGATAGATGAGAATGATGGATATAGAAGTGAATACCAATCTCAAAGTGTTGCTTTGATACCAAATGACCAAAACCTCCTGAGGAGTCGACACTCTAAGTTGGTAAAGGGGATAAGCCCTGCTGCTATGGAACGTAAAGCTTCAAAGACAAGGGATGTGGAGTGAATGGTCCCACGAATGATGCAGAAGGCCTTCAATATTCCAACTCAATGCTCTAGGATATGACGCACCTAGACGACAATGAGAATGATTCCCTGGATATCACGCACCAAGACAAATCGAAAAAATCaatggatattacacaccattGAAAGAAAAGTGAGAGTTCCAAAAATAATCACTCAAAAGCTTATTTTATTCCATTAGAGATTACAACTTATTTATAGGAAACTAGACTTGTTGAGAAAGCTATATAATTAATACATAGGGAATCACAAAACAGTGGATGGAGGAGAGAGAAGGTTCTTGGAAGAAGCAATCCTTGCATGCAGGAGAGAGAAGCTTTCCATGCAATTTAGTTTCTGATTTTCGTCACTTTTCTTGGACAACAAAGAAAccacttgatttttatttttcttgggTTTATAATTCCATAAAATGGGCTGGACATGTTAGCTAAAATCATGGGTtgatttctaaatatttttcatgtcCATAACTTCATGAATCATTCCAAGATCACATCATACTCcttctcttcaaaaagatttttctttaaatcttACTCTCCGAAGAAAGAAAAGTTGAACACATACTTCAAAAAGATCCAGCAGATTTGtagaacataaataataaaactttttttttttgtagaaatggATAGATGAGAATGGTGGATAATAGAAGTGAATACCAAACTCAGTGTTGCCCTGATACCAAATGATGAAAACTCCTGAGGAGTCGACACTCTAAGTTGGTAAAGGGAATAAACCTTGCTGCTA
It encodes the following:
- the LOC106451832 gene encoding DEAD-box ATP-dependent RNA helicase FANCM; the encoded protein is MGPEFPIELVEEEDGFDWEAAVREIDLACLKSLNPSSSSSTHFTNGNGTKPAKRQSTLDRFIARADHKPPPPYPPVVSDPSFECGTNDNTPSVGIDPETAKTWIYPMNVPLRDYQFAITKTALFSNTLVALPTGLGKTLIAAVVMYNYFRWFPQGKIVFAAPSRPLVMQQIEACHNIVGIPQEWTIDLTGQTCPSKRASLWKTKRVFFVTPQVLEKDIQSGTCVTNCLVCLVIDEAHRALGNYSYCVVVRELMAVPVQLRILALTATPGSKTQAIQGILDNLQISTLEYRNESDHDVCPYVHDRKVELIEVPLGKDADEVSKRLLDVIRPYAVRLKNFGVILSRDYQTLSPHELLMARDKFREAPVPGIPHISHGDVESCFAALITLYHIRKLLSSHGIRPAYEMLEEKLQEGPFARLMSKNEDIRMTKLLMQQRLSNGAPSPKLSKMLEILVDHYKIKDPRTSRVIIFSNFRGSVRDIMDALSNIEDVVKATEFIGQSSGKTLKGQSQKVQQAVLEKFRSGGFNVIVATSIGEEGLDIMEVDLVICFDANVSPLRMIQRMGRTGRKNNGRVVVLACEGSEKNSYMRKKANGQAIKKHMRNGGMNSFNFHPSPRMIPHVYKPEVQHVKFSIEQFIPRGKKLQDEPATETPAFKKKLTPEEMDMLAKYFKPNEEKWRVSLIAFPHFQTLPSKVHKVMHSRQTSILIDAMQHLQETTLTEQSKSFFIKYGAPLAERDELDAGLRVGDDPKDLPSSDDLDVNTSQRKAKQILESPTSTLETTEKDFEASSPTHCYLFSSECASVDTLGKVFVLPVPLSFSSNVPGSDCVGREKELSSPNKSHTDVVPIDSSSKHRQDNISCKLKQGFLPDCANETLESQSLLKRHSTDVGKGDIENCAGEIMISSDEEDDCEDLELSPRLTNFIKSGVVPDSPVYDQGVAYEANREEDLDLPPTSLTNELAEEPSTPEKKVHIASTANEFRTPQKEEDLANETESFAVSPMPEEWRTPLANITNASSSASKDWRVSSGEKSETLRQPRKLKRLRRLGDCSSAVKENNPGIAKTDHIRSRSRSVKNIRGKKKIRADNNARIFIEAEAEVSSESEMSVDENVDLTSDSFEDSFIDDGTMPTANTQAECAKVDMMAVYRRSLLSQSPLPARFRDVAASSPSPYSSGLLKTINESRSDSDKSLSSLRTPQTTNNESNKDAVATGDFLVAQISTDSRKRKFSLCNSANVPVINLENKFEAHAQATEKESHEGPRSNAGASQYKDEDEDDDAFYATLDFDAMEAHATLLLSKQRSETKTKEDASVKPHLGNQRNDGLPKDGPSFDLGLW